One genomic region from Gemmobacter aquarius encodes:
- the trpD gene encoding anthranilate phosphoribosyltransferase, translating into MSDVLRPLIGLAAERPLTRAEAERAFEALFNGEGTPAQMGGFLMALRTRGETVDEYTAAASVMRSKCHKVTAPAGAMDIVGTGGDGKGTLNISTATAFVVAACGVAVAKHGNRNLSSKSGSADALTEMGLNVMIGPELVERCLAEVGIGFMMAPMHHPAMRHVGPVRAELGTRTIFNILGPLTNPAGATRQLTGTFSDRLIRPMAETLLKLGSEKAWLVHGGDGTDEISIAARTKVCAVEGGFIKEFEIGPEDAGLPYHPFESILGGTPAENAVAFRALLDGATGAYRDAVLLNAAAALVVAEKTKSLTEGVELARHAIDSKAAQAKVAALARITQTA; encoded by the coding sequence ATGAGCGATGTGCTGCGCCCGCTGATTGGCCTTGCCGCCGAACGCCCGCTGACCCGTGCCGAGGCCGAGCGCGCCTTTGAAGCCTTGTTTAACGGCGAGGGCACGCCCGCGCAGATGGGCGGGTTCCTCATGGCCTTGCGAACGCGGGGCGAGACGGTCGACGAATACACCGCCGCCGCCAGCGTCATGCGGTCCAAATGCCACAAGGTTACAGCCCCTGCCGGGGCGATGGACATCGTCGGCACCGGAGGCGACGGCAAGGGTACGCTGAACATCTCGACAGCAACCGCCTTTGTCGTGGCGGCCTGCGGTGTGGCCGTGGCCAAGCACGGCAACCGCAACCTGTCGTCCAAATCCGGCTCGGCCGATGCGCTGACGGAAATGGGGCTGAACGTGATGATCGGCCCCGAACTGGTCGAGCGTTGTCTGGCCGAAGTCGGGATCGGCTTCATGATGGCGCCGATGCACCATCCCGCCATGCGCCATGTCGGCCCCGTTCGCGCCGAACTTGGCACGCGCACCATCTTCAACATCCTTGGCCCGCTGACCAACCCCGCAGGGGCGACACGGCAACTGACCGGCACGTTTTCAGACCGGTTGATCCGGCCCATGGCCGAAACGCTGCTGAAACTCGGCTCGGAAAAGGCTTGGCTGGTGCATGGCGGGGATGGCACCGACGAAATCTCCATCGCCGCCCGCACCAAGGTCTGCGCGGTCGAGGGAGGATTCATCAAGGAATTCGAGATCGGCCCCGAAGATGCTGGCCTTCCCTATCACCCGTTCGAATCCATCCTCGGCGGCACGCCAGCCGAAAACGCCGTGGCCTTCCGCGCCCTGCTTGACGGTGCAACCGGGGCCTACCGCGACGCCGTGCTGCTGAACGCCGCGGCGGCGCTGGTCGTGGCAGAAAAGACCAAATCGCTGACCGAAGGCGTTGAACTCGCCCGTCATGCCATCGACTCCAAGGCGGCCCAGGCCAAAGTCGCGGCCCTTGCGCGTATCACGCAAACGGCCTGA
- a CDS encoding anthranilate synthase component II, which translates to MLLLIDNYDSFTYNLVHYLGELGADIVVKRNDALDVQALMAMKPQAIVLSPGPCDPAQAGICLPLTLAAYEARIPLLGVCLGHQTIGQAFGGDVVRCHEIVHGKMGTMHHTGKGVFRDLPSPFQATRYHSLIVDRATLPDCLEVTAWLDDGTIMGLRHKTALIEGVQFHPESIASEHGHQLLRNFLTEAGALQGVPA; encoded by the coding sequence ATGCTGCTCCTGATCGATAACTACGACAGTTTCACCTACAATCTCGTGCATTATCTGGGCGAGTTGGGGGCCGATATCGTCGTAAAGCGCAACGATGCGCTAGACGTGCAGGCGCTCATGGCAATGAAACCGCAGGCAATCGTGCTATCGCCAGGCCCATGCGACCCTGCGCAGGCCGGGATTTGCCTGCCTCTGACACTCGCTGCATACGAAGCGCGAATCCCCCTTCTGGGCGTTTGCCTCGGGCATCAGACCATCGGGCAGGCTTTTGGCGGAGATGTCGTGCGCTGCCATGAAATCGTGCATGGCAAGATGGGCACCATGCACCACACAGGCAAAGGCGTGTTCCGCGACCTGCCCTCGCCGTTTCAGGCCACGCGCTACCATTCGCTGATCGTGGACCGCGCCACCCTGCCCGATTGCCTCGAAGTGACGGCATGGCTTGACGATGGCACGATCATGGGCCTGCGCCACAAGACCGCGCTGATCGAAGGGGTGCAGTTTCATCCGGAAAGCATCGCTTCGGAACACGGGCATCAATTGCTGCGGAACTTCCTGACCGAGGCAGGCGCACTTCAAGGGGTGCCCGCATGA
- a CDS encoding divergent polysaccharide deacetylase family protein, translating to MIRGFGTGLVWGGIVAGAGLAVISQVAPLPRPVEPEVAATSAPQVQDAPVIVGEPPAVAIAEDPGGLPDAVNDALPDALPETAIQSPDAEPAPAGDSVAEPPLVAQDVAPDRVATPDVSLTAPEAPVPQTGDLPSILPLPSVPPLSGDSAPETVEPPPVIADAPSEPLLEKAPELPEPPAATGGAAIIALDPVPTLPEAPSLIVPDSRPLTERQQPPTADALPRIGDGTEEVVALPAATTPLDLFSRPFDNADGKPLFALVLIDDGAPDLDRETLAALPFPVTFVVDPLLPDVAAIAAVYRNAGQEVMIQTTGVPKGAKPADIEQSYQAMDIAVPEAVAVLGAAGLEEDNRALAAAVAPILVAQGRGILTMERGLNAVDQAARREGVPQATAFRMLDAAGESVPVIRRYLDRAAFRAAQEGSVVVLGSTRPDTIAAILQWNVEGRAASVALAPISAVLRKEN from the coding sequence GTGATCCGTGGGTTTGGGACAGGGTTGGTCTGGGGTGGCATTGTCGCGGGCGCAGGCCTTGCGGTGATATCGCAGGTGGCGCCTTTGCCTCGTCCGGTAGAGCCGGAGGTCGCGGCCACTTCCGCACCGCAAGTGCAGGATGCACCGGTGATCGTCGGCGAACCGCCTGCGGTGGCGATTGCCGAAGATCCGGGTGGCCTGCCCGATGCCGTGAATGACGCCCTGCCCGATGCCCTGCCGGAAACTGCGATTCAATCGCCGGACGCGGAGCCTGCACCGGCGGGCGATAGTGTCGCCGAACCGCCCCTGGTGGCGCAGGATGTTGCCCCTGACCGTGTGGCGACGCCTGACGTGTCCTTGACTGCCCCCGAGGCGCCCGTGCCACAGACCGGCGATCTGCCGAGTATCCTTCCTTTGCCGTCGGTTCCGCCTTTGTCGGGTGACAGCGCGCCCGAAACGGTCGAACCGCCGCCCGTCATCGCCGATGCGCCGTCTGAACCTTTGCTCGAAAAAGCGCCGGAACTGCCAGAGCCGCCTGCCGCAACCGGCGGGGCCGCGATCATTGCGCTCGACCCGGTGCCGACATTGCCAGAAGCGCCAAGTTTGATCGTACCCGACAGCCGACCGTTGACCGAGCGTCAGCAACCCCCGACCGCAGATGCGCTTCCCCGCATCGGTGATGGGACCGAGGAGGTTGTGGCACTGCCCGCTGCGACCACTCCGCTTGATCTCTTCTCGCGTCCTTTCGACAATGCGGATGGAAAGCCCCTGTTTGCGCTGGTTCTGATCGATGACGGTGCGCCGGACCTCGACCGCGAGACGCTTGCAGCGCTGCCATTCCCGGTTACCTTTGTCGTCGATCCGCTTTTGCCGGATGTCGCAGCGATTGCCGCAGTCTACCGGAACGCGGGGCAAGAGGTGATGATCCAGACGACCGGTGTGCCCAAGGGGGCAAAGCCGGCGGATATCGAGCAGAGCTATCAGGCGATGGACATCGCGGTGCCCGAGGCGGTTGCCGTTCTGGGCGCTGCGGGACTGGAAGAAGACAACCGCGCTTTGGCGGCTGCGGTGGCGCCGATTCTCGTGGCACAGGGCAGGGGTATCCTGACGATGGAACGCGGTTTGAACGCCGTCGATCAGGCCGCGCGCCGCGAGGGTGTACCACAAGCGACCGCCTTCAGGATGCTTGACGCTGCGGGTGAATCGGTGCCCGTGATCCGCCGTTATCTGGACCGTGCGGCCTTCCGTGCGGCGCAGGAAGGGTCGGTCGTGGTGCTGGGCAGCACGCGCCCCGATACGATTGCCGCGATTCTGCAGTGGAACGTCGAAGGGCGCGCCGCTTCCGTTGCGCTGGCCCCGATCAGCGCGGTGCTGCGTAAGGAAAACTGA
- the trpE gene encoding anthranilate synthase component I — protein sequence MKLSPGFDAFERGWNAGHNQVVHARLAADLDTPVSLMLKLAEARTDTFMLESVTGGEVRGRYSVVGMKPDLIWQCHGTQSRINREARFDPAAFVSLDGAPLDTLRALIAESRIDLPDGLPPIAAGLFGYLGYDMIRLVENLPDVNPDPLGLPDAVLMRPSVVAVLDGVKGEVTLVAPAWTASGLTARAAYAQAAERVMDALRDLDRAPPAQRDLGEARPVGEAQSNFTHDGYKAAVEKAKDYIRAGDIFQVVPSQRWAQRFELPPFALYRSLRRTNPSPFMFFFNFGGFQVIGASPEILVRLRDGEVTVRPIAGTRKRGATAEEDKALELDLLADQKELAEHLMLLDLGRNDVGRVAKLGTVRPTEQFIIERYSHVMHIVSNVVGEIADGEDALSALLAGLPAGTVSGAPKVRAMEIIDELEPEKRGIYGGGLGYFAANGEMDFCIALRTAVLKDETLYIQAGGGVVYDSDPEAEYQETVNKSRALRRAAEDAGMFARRSNG from the coding sequence ATGAAACTCAGCCCAGGTTTTGACGCGTTCGAACGCGGCTGGAACGCCGGCCACAATCAGGTCGTCCATGCACGCCTCGCGGCCGATCTCGACACGCCGGTGTCCTTGATGCTGAAACTGGCCGAAGCCCGGACCGACACGTTCATGCTGGAAAGCGTGACAGGCGGCGAGGTTCGGGGACGTTATTCGGTCGTGGGCATGAAGCCCGATCTGATCTGGCAATGCCATGGCACCCAAAGCCGCATAAACCGCGAAGCCCGCTTCGATCCGGCGGCCTTTGTCTCGCTCGATGGCGCGCCGCTCGATACGCTGCGGGCGCTGATTGCGGAAAGCCGGATCGACCTGCCCGATGGCCTGCCGCCCATCGCGGCGGGCCTGTTCGGCTATCTCGGCTACGACATGATCCGGCTGGTCGAGAACCTGCCCGACGTGAACCCCGATCCGCTGGGCCTTCCCGATGCGGTGCTGATGCGCCCCTCGGTCGTGGCCGTGCTTGACGGCGTCAAGGGAGAGGTCACGCTCGTCGCCCCCGCCTGGACCGCATCGGGCCTGACCGCCCGCGCAGCCTATGCCCAAGCCGCCGAGCGTGTGATGGACGCGCTGCGCGACCTTGACCGCGCACCACCGGCACAGCGTGATCTGGGCGAGGCACGGCCCGTGGGCGAAGCGCAGTCGAATTTCACGCATGACGGCTACAAGGCCGCCGTCGAAAAGGCCAAGGATTATATCCGCGCGGGCGACATCTTTCAGGTCGTTCCCAGCCAGCGTTGGGCGCAGCGATTCGAGCTGCCGCCCTTTGCACTGTACCGCTCGCTTCGTCGCACCAACCCTTCGCCCTTCATGTTCTTCTTCAACTTCGGCGGCTTTCAGGTCATCGGCGCCAGCCCCGAAATCCTTGTCCGTCTGCGCGACGGCGAGGTGACGGTGCGCCCCATTGCCGGAACCCGCAAACGCGGCGCAACGGCGGAAGAGGACAAGGCGCTAGAGCTTGATCTTCTGGCCGACCAGAAGGAACTGGCCGAGCATCTGATGCTGCTCGATCTGGGGCGCAACGATGTGGGACGGGTCGCAAAACTCGGCACCGTGCGTCCGACCGAACAGTTCATCATCGAACGCTACAGCCATGTGATGCATATCGTGTCGAACGTCGTGGGCGAAATCGCTGACGGCGAAGATGCGCTATCGGCACTGTTGGCGGGCCTGCCTGCCGGCACGGTTTCGGGTGCGCCAAAGGTGCGCGCGATGGAGATCATCGACGAGCTGGAACCCGAAAAGCGCGGCATCTATGGCGGGGGCTTGGGCTATTTCGCAGCGAATGGGGAAATGGATTTCTGCATCGCGTTGCGAACGGCCGTGCTCAAGGACGAGACGCTTTATATTCAGGCGGGCGGCGGCGTTGTCTATGACAGCGACCCCGAGGCCGAATATCAGGAAACCGTCAACAAATCCCGCGCCCTGCGCCGCGCGGCGGAAGACGCAGGCATGTTCGCCCGACGCTCGAACGGCTAA
- a CDS encoding peptidylprolyl isomerase, protein MAKQDSTDTPKKRKTGSTLVWGLLVLIMLGLGGFGVTNFGGGITSIGRVGDREIDVNEYSRALRQQVDQMSQQFGMRLTLEQARAFGLDQQVLRGLVSKAALDNETARIGISAGDATLAAEIQKMDAFKGTSGAFDRETYRFALERNNLTEAKFEEGMRADIARSVLQGAIVGGFTAPAAYTDTLAAWQGETRSFSVLPLSEADLAAPLAAPTDAELQAVYDAQIATFTRPEAKRITYAALHPETLAPTMPVDDAAVKAAYDARIAEFMVPERRLVERLVYPTEDEAKAAKARLDAGEATFEQLVGERKLALTDIDLGDVSRDDLGAAADAVFALTEPGVAGPVATDFGPALFRMNAVMAAQETTFDQAKDDLKAELQLVAARTAVSDEFEQINDILASGADLEDAAKEAGMELATLDYSAETPSEGITAFQGFRTAADALQEGDFPEAVELDDGTIVALRLDETVPPTPIPFADAKAQVTEAWKKDALAKALAARAAEIRTAVQGGASLGSFGIVSASRNMTRDGTLEGLPPDVLKAAFGMKSGDMQVLALDGFVGLVRLDEVTPATTTGEDAAALHDSIAIRARRDIAEDAFTLFSDALGLEAGIELDQTAINAINAQMQ, encoded by the coding sequence ATGGCAAAGCAAGACAGCACCGATACCCCCAAGAAGCGCAAGACCGGCTCGACGCTGGTATGGGGCCTTCTGGTCCTGATCATGCTTGGCCTCGGCGGGTTCGGCGTCACCAACTTCGGCGGCGGCATCACCAGCATCGGCCGCGTCGGCGACCGCGAGATCGACGTGAACGAATACTCCCGCGCGCTGCGCCAGCAGGTCGACCAGATGTCGCAGCAATTCGGCATGCGATTGACGCTGGAACAGGCCCGCGCCTTCGGACTCGACCAGCAGGTGCTGCGCGGCCTTGTTTCAAAGGCCGCACTCGACAACGAAACCGCCCGGATCGGCATCTCGGCCGGCGACGCCACCCTTGCCGCCGAAATCCAGAAGATGGACGCCTTCAAGGGCACATCGGGCGCCTTCGACCGCGAAACCTACCGCTTCGCGCTGGAACGCAACAACCTGACCGAAGCCAAGTTCGAAGAAGGCATGCGCGCCGACATCGCCCGTTCCGTCTTGCAAGGCGCCATAGTGGGCGGTTTCACCGCACCTGCCGCCTACACCGACACCCTCGCCGCGTGGCAGGGCGAGACGCGCTCCTTTTCGGTTCTGCCCCTGTCCGAGGCCGATCTTGCCGCACCGCTTGCAGCCCCCACCGATGCAGAGCTTCAGGCCGTCTATGACGCGCAGATCGCAACCTTCACCAGGCCCGAAGCCAAGCGCATCACCTATGCAGCCCTTCACCCCGAAACGTTGGCCCCCACGATGCCAGTCGACGACGCCGCGGTTAAAGCGGCTTATGACGCCCGGATCGCGGAATTCATGGTGCCAGAACGCCGTCTGGTCGAACGCCTCGTTTACCCGACCGAGGATGAGGCGAAAGCCGCCAAGGCCCGTCTTGATGCAGGAGAGGCGACATTTGAACAACTGGTCGGGGAACGCAAACTCGCCCTGACCGACATCGACCTTGGCGATGTCAGCCGCGACGATCTCGGGGCCGCCGCCGATGCTGTCTTCGCGCTGACCGAACCGGGCGTTGCAGGCCCCGTCGCCACCGATTTCGGCCCCGCCCTGTTTCGTATGAACGCGGTCATGGCAGCGCAGGAAACCACCTTCGATCAGGCCAAGGACGACCTCAAGGCGGAATTGCAACTCGTCGCCGCCCGTACCGCCGTCTCGGACGAGTTCGAGCAGATCAACGACATCCTCGCCTCTGGCGCAGATCTGGAAGACGCCGCCAAGGAAGCGGGAATGGAGCTTGCGACACTCGATTATTCGGCCGAAACCCCCTCCGAAGGCATCACCGCTTTCCAAGGCTTCCGCACCGCAGCCGATGCCCTGCAAGAGGGTGATTTCCCCGAAGCGGTCGAGTTGGACGATGGTACCATTGTCGCCTTGCGGCTCGATGAAACCGTGCCGCCAACCCCCATTCCCTTTGCCGATGCGAAAGCGCAGGTGACAGAGGCGTGGAAAAAGGACGCGCTGGCCAAGGCACTTGCGGCCCGTGCGGCCGAGATCAGGACCGCGGTCCAAGGCGGCGCATCGCTCGGCAGCTTCGGCATCGTGTCGGCCAGCCGCAACATGACGCGCGACGGCACGCTTGAAGGTTTGCCGCCCGACGTTCTGAAAGCGGCGTTCGGCATGAAATCGGGCGACATGCAGGTGCTGGCGCTTGACGGATTCGTCGGCCTCGTACGCCTTGACGAGGTAACGCCCGCCACCACCACGGGCGAGGATGCGGCCGCGCTGCATGACAGCATCGCCATCCGCGCACGCCGCGACATCGCCGAGGACGCATTCACCCTATTCTCGGATGCTCTCGGGCTCGAAGCGGGGATCGAACTCGACCAGACCGCGATCAATGCGATCAACGCCCAGATGCAGTAA